A genomic stretch from Selenomonas sp. AB3002 includes:
- a CDS encoding fucose isomerase gives MNNLKNIPSVKCGIISVSRDCFIISLSENRRKSIVEAYSKKYGELYEVKKTVENEKDMLEAVQEAKDAGCNALTVFLGNFGPETPETLIAKVFDGPVMYVAAAEETGKNLINGRGDAYCGMLNCSYNLGLRHLKAFIPEYPVGTAEELADMIADFQPVARALLGLKDLKIITFGPRPQDFFACNAPIQPLYDLGVEIEENSELDLLVAYKSHEGDPRIQEIADDMAKELGKEGNPYPEMLPRMAQFELTLLDWMEEHKGSRKYVAFADKCWPAFPKEFGFEPCYVNSRMVSRGIPVSCEVDIYGALSEYIGLCVSGDAVTLLDINNSVPKDLYEESIAPAGKYKLTDTFMGFHCGNTPLCKLKKGGVKYQLIQNRLLENGGTPDFTRGTLEGDITDGDITFFRLQSTSEGTLRAYIAQGEILPAATNSFGGIGIFAIPEMGRFYRHVLIEKRFPHHGAVAFGHFGRAIYDVLNFLGVADISYNQPANLPYPTENPFA, from the coding sequence ATGAATAATCTGAAGAACATCCCCTCTGTAAAATGCGGCATCATCTCCGTGAGCCGTGACTGCTTCATCATTTCCCTGTCCGAGAACCGCCGCAAGTCCATCGTAGAAGCCTACAGCAAAAAGTACGGCGAGCTCTATGAAGTGAAGAAAACCGTGGAAAACGAGAAGGATATGCTGGAGGCTGTGCAGGAAGCCAAAGACGCTGGCTGCAACGCCCTCACCGTCTTCCTGGGCAACTTCGGCCCGGAGACTCCGGAAACCCTCATTGCAAAAGTCTTTGACGGCCCGGTGATGTATGTGGCCGCTGCCGAGGAAACGGGCAAGAACCTCATCAATGGCCGTGGCGATGCCTACTGTGGCATGCTGAACTGCTCCTATAACCTGGGCCTCAGGCATCTGAAAGCCTTTATCCCCGAGTACCCGGTGGGCACCGCTGAGGAGCTGGCTGATATGATTGCTGACTTCCAGCCCGTGGCAAGAGCTCTGCTGGGACTGAAGGACCTGAAGATCATCACCTTTGGCCCCCGTCCCCAGGACTTCTTCGCCTGCAATGCACCCATCCAGCCTCTCTATGACCTCGGTGTGGAAATCGAGGAAAACTCTGAGCTGGACTTGCTGGTGGCTTACAAGAGCCATGAGGGTGATCCCCGCATCCAGGAAATTGCCGATGATATGGCCAAGGAGCTGGGCAAGGAGGGCAATCCCTATCCCGAAATGCTGCCCCGCATGGCCCAGTTCGAGCTGACCCTGCTGGACTGGATGGAGGAGCACAAAGGCTCCCGTAAGTACGTGGCTTTTGCTGACAAGTGCTGGCCCGCTTTCCCCAAGGAATTCGGCTTTGAGCCCTGCTATGTGAACAGCCGCATGGTGAGCCGGGGCATTCCTGTATCCTGTGAAGTGGATATCTACGGCGCCCTCAGCGAGTACATCGGCCTCTGCGTCAGCGGCGATGCGGTGACTCTGCTGGATATCAACAATTCCGTGCCTAAAGACCTCTATGAGGAAAGCATTGCCCCCGCTGGCAAGTACAAGCTCACTGACACCTTCATGGGCTTCCACTGCGGCAACACTCCCCTTTGCAAGCTGAAGAAGGGCGGCGTGAAGTACCAGCTCATACAGAACCGCCTGCTGGAAAATGGCGGCACCCCCGACTTCACCCGTGGCACTTTGGAAGGTGACATCACTGACGGTGACATCACCTTCTTCCGCCTCCAGAGCACCAGTGAAGGCACCTTGCGGGCTTATATCGCCCAGGGAGAGATCCTGCCTGCTGCCACCAATTCCTTCGGCGGCATCGGCATCTTCGCCATCCCCGAAATGGGCCGCTTCTACCGCCATGTGCTCATCGAGAAGCGCTTCCCCCATCACGGCGCCGTGGCCTTCGGACACTTTGGCCGCGCCATCTACGATGTACTCAATTTCCTGGGAGTGGCTGACATCAGCTACAACCAGCCCGCTAATCTCCCGTATCCCACGGAGAATCCCTTTGCGTAA
- a CDS encoding DUF4867 family protein codes for MKTVNDKEFLTYGRVLDVDTYEFTTAISGHEQTAQGEVVYEPSVAEFEELPLFSEMSERVYGDMPVEFGHCSGWNEKLNALEYHRSSEVDIAATDLILMVGRQQDIDQKTFTYDTEKVECFLVPKGTAVELYATTLHFAPCGVDGKEFRCGVVLPRHTNEELKADTTKAKGEDKLLFAVNKWLIAHEESGLGDEGAWVGLKGENLSL; via the coding sequence ATGAAAACAGTTAACGACAAAGAATTTCTGACCTATGGCAGAGTGCTGGATGTTGATACCTATGAATTCACTACGGCTATCAGTGGGCACGAGCAAACGGCTCAGGGGGAGGTTGTTTATGAGCCTTCTGTGGCTGAGTTTGAGGAGTTGCCTCTTTTCTCTGAGATGAGTGAGAGGGTTTATGGGGATATGCCAGTGGAGTTTGGGCATTGCTCCGGGTGGAATGAGAAGCTGAATGCTTTGGAGTATCATCGCAGTTCTGAGGTGGATATTGCGGCTACTGATCTGATCCTCATGGTGGGGCGCCAGCAGGATATCGACCAGAAGACCTTCACTTATGATACGGAGAAGGTGGAATGCTTCCTGGTGCCCAAAGGGACGGCGGTGGAGCTTTATGCCACTACTTTGCACTTTGCACCATGTGGGGTGGATGGCAAGGAGTTCCGCTGCGGAGTGGTGCTGCCTCGGCATACCAATGAGGAGCTGAAGGCCGACACCACGAAAGCGAAGGGCGAGGACAAATTGCTCTTTGCGGTGAATAAGTGGCTGATTGCACACGAGGAAAGTGGTCTTGGGGACGAAGGCGCTTGGGTTGGCTTGAAAGGGGAAAACCTCTCTTTGTAA
- a CDS encoding Fic family protein, producing MHIFDYSFLDNGLLPAALTNLTANIYALRSASGLRREANPKIFTELEQVARVQSVKSSNAIEGIITSDERIAAIVNQSSAPLNHDEAEIAGYRDALNTIHTNFKDLDFRQADILSLHAQLLAFSGNDDGGKYKQNDNLILEIDSAGKRRIRFRPVPAQETAEAMEQLELAYMEARGNANINQLLLIPCVILDFLCIHPFRDGNGRMSRLLSLLLLYKKGFLAGKYISFEEQINLYQQLYYTALQESSRGWHENTSDYAPFMKNFLSMLYMCYKELDKRFAILHGKKVTKKARIEATLENSLTPLSKRDICAILPDVSPTTVEAVLGAMVKAGKIRRVGQGRATRYIRT from the coding sequence ATGCATATCTTTGACTACTCTTTCCTGGACAACGGTCTTTTGCCTGCAGCGCTTACCAACCTGACGGCCAATATCTATGCACTTCGCTCTGCCTCCGGCCTGCGCCGGGAGGCCAACCCAAAAATCTTCACCGAGCTTGAGCAGGTGGCCCGCGTACAATCTGTCAAAAGCTCCAATGCCATTGAGGGTATCATCACCAGCGATGAAAGAATAGCCGCCATAGTAAACCAAAGCAGTGCTCCTCTGAACCACGATGAAGCTGAGATTGCGGGCTACAGGGATGCTCTGAACACCATACACACAAATTTTAAGGATCTCGATTTCCGCCAGGCTGATATTCTCTCCCTCCACGCCCAGCTCCTGGCCTTCAGCGGCAACGACGATGGCGGCAAGTACAAGCAAAACGACAATCTCATCCTGGAAATCGACAGCGCTGGCAAACGTCGCATACGCTTTCGCCCCGTGCCTGCCCAAGAAACTGCCGAGGCTATGGAGCAGCTTGAACTCGCCTATATGGAAGCCCGTGGCAATGCCAATATCAACCAGCTCCTGCTCATCCCCTGCGTCATTCTCGATTTTCTCTGCATACATCCCTTCCGGGACGGTAACGGGCGCATGTCCAGGCTGCTCTCCCTGCTGCTGCTCTACAAAAAAGGTTTCCTGGCGGGAAAATACATATCTTTCGAGGAACAAATCAACCTATACCAGCAGCTCTACTACACCGCCCTGCAGGAATCAAGCCGGGGCTGGCACGAAAACACTTCGGACTATGCCCCCTTCATGAAAAACTTCCTTTCTATGCTCTATATGTGCTACAAGGAACTGGACAAACGCTTCGCCATCCTGCACGGCAAAAAAGTCACCAAAAAGGCCCGCATAGAAGCCACTCTGGAAAACAGCCTCACGCCCTTATCCAAACGAGACATCTGTGCCATCCTGCCAGACGTAAGCCCCACCACCGTAGAAGCAGTGCTGGGGGCTATGGTAAAGGCCGGAAAAATCCGCCGGGTAGGACAGGGACGGGCCACAAGATATATAAGAACATAA
- the xylB gene encoding xylulokinase, with amino-acid sequence MKYLIGVDVGTSATKTVLFDEECHQVAEASAEYPLYQPQNGWAEQDPKDWEEAAASTIREVMAKSRVDKEDVVGMGLSGQMHGLVMLNEANEVIRPAIIWCDQRTAAECEEITAKVGRERLIEITANPALTGFTASKILWVRNHEPENYQACRHILLPKDYVRFAMTGEYATEVSDASGMQLLDVPHRCWSKEVLEKLEIDEALLPKVFESPEITGTITQEFAQRTGLSTNCVVAGGAGDNAAAAVGTGIVETGKAFTTIGTSGVVFAHTDRPLIDPKGRVHTFCCAVPGCWHVMGVTQAAGLSLKWFRENLAENMDYEAINQAIASVPRGSRRLIYLPYLMGERTPHLNPDCRGVFFGLSAMHTKADMLRSVMEGVSFSLLDCWDILREMKIEVKDMMACGGGSKSALWRQMLANMYGCPVKVGAEAGGAALGAAILGGVAAGVFEDVPSACRRFVGTTSVCQPKADANAFYAKEHEVYKKLYKSLEPCYAELAS; translated from the coding sequence ATGAAATATCTTATCGGCGTGGACGTGGGGACTTCCGCCACCAAGACGGTGCTCTTTGATGAAGAATGCCACCAGGTGGCAGAGGCCTCCGCTGAGTATCCCCTCTACCAGCCCCAGAACGGCTGGGCAGAGCAGGATCCCAAGGACTGGGAGGAAGCCGCTGCCAGCACCATCCGGGAAGTCATGGCAAAGAGCAGGGTGGATAAGGAAGATGTAGTTGGCATGGGTCTTTCCGGCCAGATGCACGGCCTGGTGATGCTGAATGAAGCCAATGAGGTCATCCGCCCCGCCATCATCTGGTGCGACCAGCGCACGGCGGCTGAATGTGAGGAAATCACCGCCAAGGTTGGCAGAGAGCGTCTGATAGAGATCACCGCCAACCCCGCCCTCACGGGCTTCACCGCTTCCAAGATTCTCTGGGTGCGAAACCATGAACCGGAGAATTACCAGGCCTGCCGCCACATTCTCCTGCCCAAGGATTATGTGCGGTTCGCCATGACCGGAGAATACGCCACGGAGGTTTCCGATGCCAGCGGCATGCAGCTCCTGGATGTGCCCCATCGTTGCTGGTCAAAGGAAGTGCTGGAAAAGCTGGAGATAGATGAAGCTCTCCTGCCCAAGGTCTTTGAATCCCCGGAAATCACCGGCACTATCACCCAAGAGTTTGCTCAGCGCACGGGCCTTTCCACCAACTGCGTAGTGGCAGGGGGCGCCGGTGACAATGCGGCGGCTGCCGTGGGCACGGGCATTGTGGAGACAGGCAAAGCCTTCACCACCATCGGCACCAGCGGCGTGGTCTTCGCCCATACTGACCGGCCTCTCATCGACCCCAAAGGCAGGGTCCACACCTTCTGCTGTGCAGTGCCGGGTTGCTGGCACGTCATGGGGGTGACCCAGGCAGCAGGCCTTTCCCTGAAGTGGTTCAGGGAGAATCTGGCAGAGAACATGGACTATGAGGCCATCAATCAGGCTATTGCCAGCGTGCCAAGAGGCAGCCGCAGACTTATTTACCTTCCTTACCTTATGGGTGAGCGCACTCCCCATCTGAATCCCGACTGCCGTGGCGTGTTCTTCGGCCTTTCCGCCATGCACACCAAGGCCGATATGCTGCGGTCTGTGATGGAGGGCGTCAGTTTCTCCCTGCTGGATTGCTGGGATATCCTCAGGGAAATGAAGATTGAGGTCAAGGATATGATGGCCTGCGGCGGCGGCAGCAAGAGCGCCCTGTGGCGGCAGATGCTGGCCAATATGTACGGCTGCCCCGTGAAGGTGGGAGCCGAGGCAGGAGGTGCAGCCCTGGGGGCTGCGATACTTGGCGGCGTGGCAGCCGGGGTGTTTGAGGATGTACCCAGCGCCTGCAGGAGGTTTGTGGGGACTACTTCGGTTTGTCAGCCTAAGGCTGATGCTAATGCCTTCTATGCTAAGGAACATGAGGTTTATAAGAAGCTTTATAAGAGTTTGGAGCCTTGCTACGCAGAGTTGGCATCCTAA